Proteins encoded in a region of the Labrus mixtus chromosome 19, fLabMix1.1, whole genome shotgun sequence genome:
- the skida1 gene encoding SKI/DACH domain-containing protein 1, protein MGDLECGFEEMQGVRLGYLLIQGKQMFALSQVFTDLLKNIPRTTVHKRMDHLKVKKHHCDLEELRKLKAINSIAFHAAKCTLISREDVEALYFSCKTERVLKSNKRKAKAACPPGDEDESPGRLHAEAELWKEKVWFSLHGVPETLTLHSKTDRRREPTPCLTDSKLPQFYHKTHGREYRLVTKSSHKHFKNYETAKITGNRVTLSQRQSFFRTSVSRQPVVLQSAIAAQSRLSRSAGDLLHKRKRRREGGGGRDSARHSWSRSRHAHHVPPVLLVQPKSSGGHATSFGALHLSSDFYLDPRPHHHHHHQHHHHHHHHHHEPNFPESYSSDSESSTTYSDRAYPDSDFGSGFSTSSNSGSSEEEEEGEEEDETQSESSEVSSDEEESSSQSDSSSVSSRVSVQSIRFRRARVGSLPKTLHSSKAPLVLEPTFHYNNQQQQEKQQRTLGNIALSQTGYSKQERRQKCELICSETRKDFGPLHPPKFDANIVRERFFSESKREKTYEAEPQDELTSHSPVPNRNRAFYPSRRTPGLPKKSPPGLCCQWENDSDAKPPKSSEKRDAKTASLKLQTPLKKIKTEAEETSVSSFPLSESGRTTWTPPFNLKNVKIKVEESYDEYEYHSQTAGVNCKGDRTEHCQYLSGAIKQGDCYADTGPDGVSKSPCGPQECRSTRDSPCVGEGEHRSQICRAPVLGRKKSRLSRAQTKQNVPRVNKAASFSSSSSSSSSSSSSSSSSPSSRPEEPSTEDLSSRRKQRGSASSAAASPSTKTPFSLMANFPSPPSLVVGNDGDLCPAYSLNSLRGPGPPPLSHPVWRWQPGGQILPPPPAQRTRK, encoded by the coding sequence ATGGGGGACCTGGAGTGTGGCTTTGAGGAGATGCAAGGAGTGAGGCTGGGATACCTGCTCATCCAAGGCAAGCAAATGTTTGCTTTGTCTCAGGTCTTCACCGACCTGCTTAAGAACATCCCCCGGACCACGGTGCACAAGCGCATGGACCACCTGAAGGTGAAGAAACACCACTGCGACCTGGAGGAGCTGCGGAAGCTCAAAGCAATCAACTCTATTGCCTTCCACGCCGCGAAATGCACTCTGATATCGCGGGAGGACGTGGAGGCTCTGTACTTCTCCTGCAAGACAGAACGGGTGTTGAAGTCCAACAAAAGGAAAGCGAAAGCGGCGTGTCCCCCCGGGGACGAGGACGAGTCCCCGGGGCGTCTTCATGCGGAAGCCGAGCTGTGGAAGGAAAaagtttggtttagtttgcacGGCGTCCCCGAGACTCTCACGCTGCACAGCAAAACGGACAGGAGGCGAGAGCCGACTCCTTGCCTTACCGACTCCAAACTACCTCAATTTTACCACAAAACCCACGGGCGGGAATACCGTCTGGTGACCAAGTCCAgtcacaaacactttaaaaactaTGAAACTGCAAAAATAACTGGGAACCGCGTTACTTTGAGCCAAAGGCAATCGTTTTTCCGGACCTCTGTGAGCCGGCAGCCAGTGGTGCTACAGTCCGCCATAGCTGCTCAGTCCAGGCTCTCGCGCTCAGCCGGCGACCTACTTcacaaaaggaagaggaggcgcGAGGGGGGCGGCGGCAGGGACAGCGCGAGGCACTCGTGGAGCAGAAGCAGACACGCGCACCACGTACCACCGGTCCTGCTCGTACAACCCAAATCCTCCGGCGGGCACGCCACTTCTTTTGGCGCTTTACACCTAAGTTCGGATTTTTATCTCGACCCCAGAccccaccatcaccaccaccaccagcaccatcaccaccatcaccaccaccaccacgaGCCCAATTTTCCCGAGAGTTACAGCAGCGACAGCGAGTCCAGCACCACCTACTCAGACCGGGCGTACCCGGACTCGGACTTTGGCTCCGGGTTCTCCACCAGCAGCAACTCCGGGAGctcggaggaggaagaggagggcgaggaggaagatgagacGCAGTCGGAAAGTTCAGAGGTCAGCtcagacgaggaggagagctcGTCACAGTCCGATTCCAGCTCCGTTTCCAGTAGGGTTTCGGTGCAAAGCATCCGGTTCAGGCGGGCCCGGGTGGGTTCTCTCCCCAAAACTCTGCACTCCAGTAAAGCGCCTTTGGTGCTGGAGCCCACGTTTCACTACAACAATCAGCAGCAACAAGAGAAACAGCAAAGGACTCTGGGCAACATTGCCCTTTCGCAAACAGGGTACAGCAAACAGGAGAGGCGTCAGAAATGTGAATTAATTTGCAGCGAAACAAGAAAGGACTTTGGACCTTTACACCCACCAAAATTCGACGCAAATATTGTTAGAGAGAGATTTTTCTCTGAGTCAAAGAGGGAAAAGACGTACGAGGCCGAACCCCAGGACGAGCTGACCTCTCATTCACCGGTACCCAACCGCAATAGGGCCTTTTACCCCTCACGGAGGACACCGGGACTCCCCAAAAAGTCCCCCCCTGGACTGTGCTGCCAGTGGGAAAACGACAGTGACGCTAAGCCTCCCAAATCTTCCGAGAAAAGAGACGCGAAAACCGCCAGCCTCAAATTGCAAACGCcactaaaaaaaatcaagaccgAGGCGGAGGAGACCTCTGTGTCCTCCTTCCCCCTCTCTGAAAGTGGCAGGACAACCTGGACGCCCCCCTTTAACCTCAAGAATGTGAAAATTAAAGTGGAGGAAAGCTATGATGAATATGAATACCACAGTCAGACCGCTGGAGTCAACTGTAAAGGAGACAGGACAGAGCATTGCCAATATCTCAGTGGAGCCATCAAACAAGGGGACTGTTACGCAGACACGGGTCCTGATGGTGTCTCGAAGTCTCCCTGTGGCCCTCAGGAATGTAGGAGCACCCGGGACTCCCCGTGTGTCGGGGAGGGGGAGCACAGGAGCCAAATATGCAGGGCTCCGGTGCTCGGGCGTAAGAAGTCCCGTCTTTCAAGAgcgcaaacaaaacaaaacgttCCCAGGGTCAACAAAGctgcctctttttcttcttcttcttcttcttcctcctcctcctcttcctcttcttcgtcttctccttcttctcgtCCCGAGGAGCCATCCACGGAGGATTTATCGAGCAGACGCAAACAACGCGGCAGCGCTAGCTCTGCAGCAGCATCCCCGTCTACTAAAACGCCTTTCAGCCTGATGGCCAATTTCCCATCTCCGCCGTCACTGGTTGTTGGCAACGACGGGGATTTGTGTCCTGCTTACTCCCTGAACTCGCTGAGGGGCCCCGGGCCTCCCCCTCTGTCCCACCCCGTGTGGAGGTGGCAGCCAGGCGGCCAGATTCTCCCTCCCCCACCCGCTCAGAGAACTAGGAAATAG